In Synechococcus sp. HK05, one DNA window encodes the following:
- the dnaB gene encoding replicative DNA helicase: MVSVPLSNLDPEEGQGRRPGSRGRPRDEANFEAMPDGVPPQNLEAEEAVLGGILLDPDAIGRVADVLQPEAFYLTAHREIYRTALMLHGQGKPTDLTAMTAWLADTGALEKVGGSGRLVELVERTLSTASIDQVARLVMDKFLRRQLIRSGNEVIQLGFDQSKPMEQVLDEAEQKIFAISQEKPSVGLTPTAEILTATFNEIESRSLGTAVAGIPVNFYDLDAMTQGLQRSDLIIIAGRPAMGKTAITLNLAKNVAQLHNLPVCVFSLEMSKEQLTYRLLAMEVGIESGRLRTGRLQPEEWPLLGQGISTLGQMPIYIDDKPNAGVLEMRSLCRRLMAESGKELGLVVIDYLQLMEGGGSDNRVQELSRITRGLKQMARELNVPVIALSQLSRGVEARTNKRPMLSDLRESGSIEQDADLVLMIYRDEYYNPDTPDRGITEIIVTKHRNGPVGTVKLLFEPQFTRFRNLAAP, encoded by the coding sequence ATGGTGAGCGTTCCCCTCAGCAACCTCGATCCCGAAGAGGGTCAGGGCCGCCGGCCAGGCTCCCGCGGCCGCCCCCGCGACGAAGCCAACTTCGAGGCCATGCCGGATGGCGTGCCACCGCAGAACCTCGAAGCCGAGGAGGCCGTGCTGGGCGGCATCCTGCTCGACCCGGACGCGATCGGCCGCGTGGCCGATGTGCTGCAGCCGGAGGCCTTCTATCTCACGGCCCACCGCGAGATCTACCGCACCGCTCTGATGCTGCACGGCCAGGGCAAACCCACCGACCTCACCGCGATGACCGCCTGGCTGGCGGACACCGGCGCCCTGGAGAAGGTGGGTGGCAGCGGCCGGCTGGTGGAGCTGGTGGAGCGCACCCTCTCCACCGCCTCGATCGACCAGGTGGCGCGCCTGGTGATGGACAAGTTTCTGCGCCGCCAGCTGATCCGCTCCGGCAACGAGGTGATCCAGCTCGGCTTCGATCAGAGCAAGCCGATGGAGCAGGTGCTCGATGAAGCGGAGCAGAAGATCTTCGCCATCAGCCAGGAGAAACCGAGCGTCGGCCTCACCCCCACGGCCGAGATCCTCACCGCCACCTTCAACGAGATCGAAAGCCGCTCGTTGGGCACGGCGGTGGCTGGCATCCCGGTGAACTTCTACGACCTGGATGCGATGACCCAGGGGCTGCAGCGCAGCGACCTGATCATCATTGCCGGCCGCCCCGCCATGGGCAAAACCGCGATCACGCTCAACCTGGCCAAGAACGTGGCCCAGCTGCACAACCTGCCGGTGTGCGTGTTTTCGCTCGAGATGAGCAAGGAGCAGCTCACCTACCGCCTGCTGGCGATGGAGGTGGGCATCGAAAGCGGCCGCCTGCGCACCGGCCGGCTGCAGCCAGAGGAGTGGCCGCTGCTGGGCCAGGGCATCAGCACCCTCGGCCAGATGCCGATTTATATCGACGACAAACCCAACGCCGGCGTGCTCGAGATGCGCTCGCTCTGCCGGCGGCTGATGGCCGAATCCGGCAAGGAGCTCGGCTTGGTGGTGATCGACTACCTGCAGCTGATGGAAGGCGGCGGCTCCGACAACCGCGTGCAGGAGCTCTCCCGCATCACCCGGGGCCTCAAACAGATGGCCCGCGAACTGAACGTGCCGGTGATCGCCCTTTCCCAGCTCAGCCGGGGCGTGGAGGCCCGCACCAACAAACGCCCGATGCTCTCGGACCTGCGGGAATCGGGCTCAATCGAGCAGGACGCCGACCTGGTGCTGATGATCTACCGCGACGAGTACTACAACCCCGATACGCCCGATCGCGGCATCACCGAAATCATCGTGACCAAGCACCGCAACGGCCCGGTGGGCACGGTGAAGCTGCTGTTTGAGCCGCAGTTCACCCGCTTCCGCAACCTGGCCGCGCCCTAG
- the rplI gene encoding 50S ribosomal protein L9 has protein sequence MAKRVSVVLSEDVLSLGKDGDLVEVAPGYARNFLLPQGKAVPVTPAVMRQVEHRRAKEAERQAALKAEAVAFRTALDTIGRFTVKKQTGGDDVLFGTVTNGDVAEAIEAATKKEVDRRDIIVPEIHRTGAYKVQVKLHSEVTAEINLEVVSH, from the coding sequence ATGGCCAAGCGCGTTTCTGTGGTCCTCAGCGAGGACGTCCTCAGCCTGGGTAAGGACGGCGATCTGGTGGAGGTGGCTCCCGGCTACGCCCGCAACTTCCTGCTGCCCCAGGGCAAGGCTGTGCCCGTCACCCCCGCCGTGATGCGCCAGGTGGAGCACCGCCGCGCCAAGGAAGCCGAGCGTCAAGCCGCCCTCAAGGCTGAGGCCGTGGCCTTCCGCACCGCCCTCGACACCATCGGCCGCTTCACCGTGAAGAAGCAGACCGGCGGCGATGACGTGCTGTTCGGCACCGTGACCAACGGCGATGTGGCCGAGGCCATCGAAGCCGCCACCAAGAAGGAAGTGGATCGCCGCGACATCATCGTTCCCGAAATCCACCGCACCGGCGCCTACAAGGTGCAGGTGAAGCTCCACAGCGAAGTGACCGCAGAAATCAACCTGGAAGTGGTGAGCCACTGA
- a CDS encoding acyl-CoA desaturase, with protein MPSLNSDPQGRDWVVILFMGALHVLALVALLPQFWSLTAIGTLAVLYWVTACLGVTIGYHRLLSHRAFRVPRWLERFFATCGALSCQHGPIDWVGLHRHHHKFSDTEPDHHNSHRGFWWSHMGWMFRPIPAKGAIPRLTGDLAADPYYRWLNTNFLLLQLPLAGLLFWLGTITGAGGWALVLWGIPLRLVLVYHATWLVNSATHRWGYVLHDSGDGSRNNPWVAAVTFGEGWHNTHHAYPHSARHGWGRREPDLTWLHIRAMQRLGLASQVRLPAPLTQGAQAPVA; from the coding sequence ATCCCCTCGCTCAATAGCGACCCCCAGGGGCGTGACTGGGTCGTGATCCTGTTCATGGGCGCCCTCCATGTGCTCGCCCTGGTGGCACTGCTCCCCCAGTTCTGGAGCCTCACCGCCATCGGCACCCTGGCGGTTCTGTATTGGGTCACCGCCTGCCTGGGCGTGACCATCGGCTACCACCGGCTGCTCAGCCACCGCGCTTTCCGGGTGCCCCGCTGGCTGGAGCGCTTCTTCGCCACCTGCGGCGCCCTCAGCTGCCAACACGGCCCGATCGACTGGGTGGGCCTGCATCGCCACCACCATAAGTTTTCTGATACGGAACCGGATCACCACAACAGCCACCGCGGCTTCTGGTGGAGCCACATGGGCTGGATGTTCCGTCCCATCCCGGCCAAGGGAGCGATTCCGCGCCTCACGGGCGATCTGGCCGCCGATCCCTACTACCGCTGGCTGAACACCAACTTCCTGCTCCTGCAACTGCCCCTGGCCGGCCTGCTCTTCTGGCTCGGCACCATCACCGGCGCCGGCGGCTGGGCCCTCGTGCTCTGGGGCATCCCCCTGCGCCTGGTGCTCGTGTATCACGCCACCTGGCTGGTGAACTCCGCCACCCACCGCTGGGGCTACGTGCTCCACGACAGCGGCGACGGCTCCCGTAACAACCCCTGGGTGGCCGCCGTGACCTTCGGCGAGGGCTGGCACAACACCCACCACGCCTACCCCCACTCCGCCCGCCACGGCTGGGGCCGCCGCGAGCCCGACCTCACCTGGCTGCACATCCGCGCCATGCAGCGCCTCGGCCTGGCCAGCCAGGTGCGGCTGCCGGCGCCGCTCACACAAGGTGCTCAGGCACCCGTGGCGTAG
- a CDS encoding fatty acid desaturase, producing the protein MRAALVVPRAPLPRSQRKYKLGTTGFMLAIHVGAVFALLPQYWSWQGVAVLAVLYWTTVLGVTLGLHRLVAHRSFVAPKWVERVLVLMGTLACQSGPIEWVGLHRHHHKFSDQPNDHHDAARGLWWAHSDWMLHDIPAIKELHRFTGDMLQDPFYRWLDRWFLLLQIPLGAALYWYGNAAQVHGGGLGLVLWAIPLRLVLVYHVTWLVNSATHAFGYRNFDCPDLSRNCWWVAILSFGEGWHNNHHAHPSSARHGLRWFEFDITWQHIKLLRALGWAKRIREARYPA; encoded by the coding sequence ATGCGGGCCGCCTTGGTGGTGCCCCGCGCACCGCTGCCTCGCAGCCAGAGGAAATACAAGCTGGGCACCACCGGCTTCATGTTGGCGATCCACGTGGGCGCCGTGTTTGCCCTTCTGCCCCAGTACTGGAGCTGGCAAGGCGTTGCGGTGCTGGCGGTTCTGTACTGGACCACGGTGCTGGGGGTGACCCTCGGCCTGCACCGCTTGGTGGCCCACCGCAGCTTTGTGGCTCCGAAGTGGGTGGAGCGGGTGCTGGTGCTGATGGGCACCCTGGCCTGCCAGAGCGGCCCGATCGAGTGGGTGGGCCTGCACCGCCACCACCACAAATTCTCCGACCAGCCCAACGACCACCACGACGCCGCCCGCGGCCTGTGGTGGGCCCACAGCGACTGGATGCTGCACGACATCCCGGCCATCAAGGAGCTGCATCGCTTCACCGGCGACATGCTCCAGGACCCCTTCTACCGCTGGCTCGATCGCTGGTTCCTGCTGCTGCAGATCCCCCTGGGCGCGGCCCTCTACTGGTATGGCAATGCCGCACAGGTGCATGGCGGTGGACTCGGCCTGGTGCTCTGGGCCATCCCCCTGCGGCTGGTGCTCGTGTATCACGTGACCTGGCTGGTGAACTCCGCCACCCACGCCTTCGGCTACCGCAACTTCGACTGCCCCGATCTCTCGCGCAACTGCTGGTGGGTGGCGATCCTGAGCTTCGGCGAGGGCTGGCACAACAACCACCACGCCCACCCCTCCAGCGCCCGCCATGGCCTGCGCTGGTTTGAGTTCGACATCACCTGGCAGCACATCAAGCTGCTGCGCGCCCTGGGCTGGGCCAAGCGCATCCGCGAGGCGCGCTATCCCGCTTGA
- a CDS encoding methionine gamma-lyase family protein has product MSAPHQAWVADQLAAALERTAPLAQRRRAGVKPRLERVLGAFRAERLGVHHFASVSGYGHGDLGREVLDRVFARVLQAEAAAVRLQFVSGTHAIAAALYGVLRPGDRLLALTGRPYDTLEEVIGIRGEGQGSLAEFGIAYDELDLLPDGTVNEAGIAEALAPPTRMVLIQRSCGYSWRPSLTVEQIGRLVEQVKAIQPGCLVFVDNCYGELVELLEPTAVGADLMAGSLIKNLGGTIAPTGGYVAGRAELVEQACCRLTAPGIGSEGGTGFDLHRLLFQGLFLAPQMVTEALLCAELTAAVFEGLGYAVKPLVGGVRSDVIQAVRFGSPEPLKAVCRAFQGCSPVGSYLDPVPAPMPGYASELVMAGGTFIDGSTSEFSADGPLREPYVLYAQGGTTAAHAELALERALLALAEGGWCGPAAG; this is encoded by the coding sequence ATGAGCGCACCCCATCAGGCCTGGGTGGCCGATCAGCTGGCCGCTGCCCTGGAGCGCACGGCGCCGTTGGCCCAGCGGCGCCGCGCCGGCGTGAAGCCGCGGTTGGAACGGGTGCTGGGGGCGTTCCGCGCTGAGCGCCTCGGGGTGCACCACTTCGCCTCGGTGAGCGGCTACGGCCATGGCGATCTGGGCCGGGAGGTGCTCGATCGTGTGTTTGCACGGGTGCTGCAGGCCGAGGCGGCTGCGGTGCGGCTGCAGTTTGTGAGCGGCACCCATGCCATTGCAGCGGCTCTGTATGGCGTGCTGCGCCCTGGCGATCGCTTGCTGGCGCTCACGGGTCGCCCTTACGACACCCTCGAGGAGGTGATCGGCATCCGCGGCGAGGGCCAGGGATCGCTGGCCGAATTCGGCATCGCCTACGACGAGCTCGACCTGCTGCCAGACGGCACGGTGAACGAAGCCGGCATCGCCGAGGCGCTGGCGCCGCCCACCCGCATGGTGCTGATCCAGCGCAGCTGTGGCTACAGCTGGCGGCCTTCACTCACGGTGGAGCAGATCGGCCGGCTGGTGGAGCAGGTGAAAGCGATCCAGCCCGGCTGCCTGGTGTTTGTCGACAACTGCTACGGCGAGCTGGTGGAGCTGCTGGAGCCCACGGCCGTGGGTGCGGATCTGATGGCGGGCTCCTTGATCAAAAACCTGGGCGGCACGATCGCTCCCACCGGGGGCTATGTGGCCGGCCGGGCGGAGCTGGTGGAGCAGGCCTGCTGCCGGCTCACGGCACCGGGCATCGGCAGTGAGGGCGGTACGGGCTTTGATCTGCACCGATTGCTGTTCCAGGGCTTGTTCCTCGCGCCGCAGATGGTCACGGAAGCCCTGCTCTGCGCCGAGCTCACCGCCGCCGTGTTTGAAGGGTTGGGCTATGCCGTGAAACCGCTGGTGGGTGGGGTGCGCAGCGATGTGATTCAGGCGGTACGTTTCGGTTCACCGGAGCCGCTCAAGGCGGTGTGCCGGGCGTTCCAGGGCTGTTCACCGGTGGGCAGCTACCTCGATCCCGTGCCCGCGCCGATGCCCGGCTACGCCAGCGAACTGGTGATGGCCGGCGGCACTTTCATCGACGGCAGCACCAGTGAGTTCTCCGCCGACGGCCCCCTGCGCGAGCCCTACGTGCTCTATGCCCAGGGCGGCACCACCGCTGCCCACGCTGAGCTGGCCCTGGAGCGGGCCTTGCTGGCGCTGGCGGAAGGCGGTTGGTGTGGGCCGGCGGCAGGCTGA
- the gcvH gene encoding glycine cleavage system protein GcvH: MAFSTPDDCRYADSHEFVRAEGELARIGVSAFAVDQLGDIVFVELPKVGASLSQGSSFGTVESVKAVEELLAPISGVIEARNEAVLASPEELQNDPYGEGWLLLVRPSEPAQIDALMDAATYSAKVDGH; the protein is encoded by the coding sequence ATGGCTTTCAGTACCCCCGACGACTGCCGTTACGCCGACAGCCATGAATTCGTCCGCGCGGAGGGGGAGCTGGCCCGCATCGGTGTCAGCGCCTTTGCCGTGGATCAGCTGGGCGACATCGTGTTTGTGGAGCTGCCCAAGGTGGGCGCCAGCCTCAGCCAGGGCAGCAGCTTCGGCACCGTGGAATCAGTCAAGGCCGTGGAGGAGTTGTTGGCGCCCATCAGCGGCGTGATTGAGGCGCGCAACGAAGCGGTCTTGGCTAGCCCCGAAGAGCTGCAGAACGACCCCTATGGCGAGGGTTGGCTGCTGTTAGTGCGCCCCAGTGAGCCCGCACAGATCGATGCGCTGATGGATGCCGCCACCTACAGCGCCAAGGTGGATGGACACTGA
- the gcvP gene encoding aminomethyl-transferring glycine dehydrogenase: protein MDTEFVARHIGPTVAEQAQMLAQLGLSSLEGLIDEVVPPAIRLDAAAAAEGLPLGCSEAEALEELQQIAAANQVRRSLIGLGYHDCVTPALLQRHVFENPAWYTAYTPYQAEISQGRLEALLNFQTLISELTGLPIANASLLDEATAAAEAMSLSFGVCREASAQRFLVDAQVLPQTWAVLQTRAEPLGIELVSVEPAALLEAAEGGAEPFAGAFGLLLQLPGAGGGLTNPAELIVAARAAGLIVTAAVDPLAQVLLAPVGELGAEIAIGNSQRFGIPLGFGGPHAAFFATTTTHQRRIPGRLVGQSLDAEGRPALRLALQTREQHIRRDKATSNICTAQVLLAVMAGFYAVHHGPEGLAAIARRVLLLRELLRRALAGCGLVAEPGCGFDTLRLQSPQAPALLAAAESAGFNLRPEAGGLAITLDERSSVAELQRLLEALASAAGAPQPCAATLWRALQQELRDAHCSEAPERLLWGDVVPCRHRPWLQQPVFQRYRSETELLRYIQRLAARDFSLVHGMIPLGSCTMKLNAAAELQPVSWPAFAGLHPFAPADQSAGYRRLVADLEQWLAAITGFAGVSLQPNAGSQGEYAGLLVIRAWQRSRGQQQRTVCLIPTSAHGTNPASAVMAGLQVVPVACDEQGNIDRADLQAKAEQHSDRLAALMVTYPSTHGVFEQGIQEICALIHDHGGQVYLDGANLNAQVGLAKPGLYGADVCHLNLHKTFCIPHGGGGPGVGPIAVAEHLLPFLPGHPLAERCGGAQAIGPVSAAPWGSASILPISWMYIRMMGGAGLRQASAVALLAANWLAEQLEPHFPVLYRGAGGRVAHECILDLRPLKRSAGLEVDDLAKRLMDYGFHAPTVSWPVAGTVMVEPTESEGLAELERFCQAMAAIRAEAAAIEAGQNDPLDNPLKRAPHTLLAVMAEQWDRPYSRAQAGYPAGEEQLASKLWPAVARIDNAYGDRHLVCTCPSVEELATPTLSGT, encoded by the coding sequence ATGGACACTGAGTTCGTTGCCCGCCACATCGGCCCTACGGTGGCCGAGCAGGCGCAGATGCTTGCTCAGCTGGGGCTCAGCTCGCTGGAAGGCTTGATCGATGAGGTGGTGCCGCCGGCCATCCGGCTCGATGCCGCCGCCGCTGCGGAGGGCCTGCCGCTCGGTTGCAGCGAGGCCGAGGCCCTGGAGGAACTGCAGCAAATTGCGGCGGCGAATCAGGTGCGCCGCAGCTTGATCGGCCTGGGCTATCACGATTGCGTCACGCCGGCGCTGCTGCAGCGCCACGTGTTTGAAAACCCGGCCTGGTACACGGCCTACACCCCCTATCAGGCTGAAATCAGCCAGGGGCGACTCGAGGCACTGCTCAACTTTCAGACCCTGATCAGTGAGCTCACGGGTTTGCCGATTGCCAATGCCTCGCTCCTGGATGAGGCCACCGCCGCTGCCGAGGCGATGAGCCTCAGCTTTGGCGTGTGTCGCGAGGCCAGTGCCCAGCGCTTTTTGGTGGATGCCCAAGTGCTTCCGCAAACCTGGGCGGTGCTGCAGACCCGCGCCGAGCCCCTCGGCATTGAGCTGGTGTCGGTGGAGCCTGCAGCCTTGCTGGAGGCTGCCGAAGGCGGAGCCGAGCCGTTTGCGGGCGCTTTTGGCTTGCTGCTGCAGTTGCCCGGCGCCGGCGGTGGGCTTACCAACCCTGCGGAGCTGATCGTGGCGGCCAGGGCGGCGGGTTTGATCGTGACGGCTGCTGTGGACCCCCTGGCGCAGGTGCTCTTGGCCCCGGTGGGGGAGCTGGGGGCGGAGATCGCCATCGGCAACAGCCAGCGCTTCGGGATCCCCCTCGGGTTCGGCGGGCCCCATGCGGCCTTTTTTGCCACCACCACCACCCATCAGCGCCGCATCCCCGGCCGGCTGGTGGGCCAATCCCTCGATGCAGAAGGCCGGCCCGCCCTGCGCCTGGCCCTGCAAACCCGCGAGCAGCACATCCGCCGCGACAAGGCCACCAGCAACATCTGCACGGCCCAGGTGCTCCTGGCTGTGATGGCCGGGTTCTATGCCGTGCATCACGGCCCGGAGGGCCTGGCGGCGATCGCCCGGCGGGTGTTGCTGCTGCGCGAGCTGTTGCGGCGCGCCCTGGCTGGCTGCGGGCTGGTCGCTGAACCCGGCTGTGGGTTCGACACCTTGCGGCTGCAGTCGCCTCAGGCTCCGGCTTTGTTGGCGGCGGCGGAATCGGCGGGGTTCAATCTGCGGCCGGAGGCTGGTGGTCTGGCGATCACCCTGGATGAACGCAGCAGCGTGGCCGAACTCCAGCGCTTGCTGGAGGCCCTGGCTTCCGCGGCTGGTGCCCCTCAGCCCTGCGCCGCCACCCTTTGGCGGGCGTTGCAGCAGGAGCTGCGTGACGCCCACTGCAGCGAGGCCCCCGAGCGCTTGCTTTGGGGCGATGTGGTGCCCTGTCGCCATCGGCCCTGGCTGCAGCAGCCCGTGTTCCAGCGCTACCGCAGCGAAACCGAACTGCTGCGCTACATCCAGCGTCTAGCGGCCCGCGACTTTTCGCTGGTGCACGGGATGATCCCGCTGGGCAGCTGCACGATGAAGCTGAATGCGGCGGCCGAGCTGCAGCCGGTGAGCTGGCCGGCTTTCGCTGGGTTGCATCCATTTGCTCCGGCGGACCAGAGCGCCGGCTATCGCCGGCTGGTGGCCGACCTGGAGCAATGGCTGGCGGCGATCACCGGCTTTGCCGGTGTGTCGCTGCAGCCCAACGCCGGTTCCCAGGGGGAGTACGCCGGCTTGTTGGTGATCCGCGCCTGGCAGCGCAGCCGCGGGCAGCAGCAGCGCACGGTGTGCCTGATCCCCACCAGCGCCCATGGCACCAACCCCGCCAGCGCGGTGATGGCGGGGTTGCAGGTGGTTCCCGTGGCCTGCGATGAGCAGGGCAATATCGATCGCGCCGACCTGCAGGCCAAGGCCGAGCAGCACAGCGATCGCCTGGCCGCCCTGATGGTCACCTATCCCTCCACCCATGGGGTGTTTGAGCAGGGGATTCAAGAGATCTGCGCGCTCATTCACGACCACGGCGGCCAGGTGTACCTGGATGGCGCCAATCTCAACGCCCAGGTGGGCCTGGCCAAACCGGGGCTCTATGGCGCCGATGTGTGCCACCTCAACCTGCATAAAACCTTCTGCATCCCCCACGGCGGCGGTGGCCCCGGCGTGGGTCCGATTGCGGTGGCGGAGCATCTCCTGCCGTTCCTGCCGGGCCATCCCCTTGCGGAGCGTTGCGGCGGTGCGCAGGCGATCGGGCCGGTGAGCGCCGCCCCCTGGGGCAGCGCCAGCATCCTGCCGATCAGCTGGATGTACATCCGGATGATGGGTGGCGCCGGCCTACGCCAGGCCTCGGCGGTGGCCCTGCTGGCCGCCAATTGGCTGGCCGAGCAATTGGAGCCCCATTTCCCGGTGCTCTATCGCGGTGCGGGTGGCCGCGTGGCCCATGAGTGCATCCTCGATCTGCGGCCCCTTAAACGCAGCGCTGGCCTAGAGGTCGACGACCTGGCCAAGCGGCTGATGGATTACGGCTTCCACGCGCCCACCGTGAGTTGGCCGGTGGCGGGCACGGTGATGGTGGAGCCCACGGAAAGTGAAGGATTGGCGGAGCTGGAGCGCTTCTGCCAGGCCATGGCCGCCATCCGCGCTGAGGCCGCGGCGATCGAGGCGGGCCAGAACGATCCGCTGGATAATCCGCTCAAGCGGGCCCCCCACACCCTGCTGGCCGTGATGGCCGAGCAGTGGGATCGTCCTTACAGCCGCGCCCAGGCGGGCTATCCAGCCGGCGAGGAGCAGTTGGCCAGCAAGCTCTGGCCGGCGGTGGCGCGGATTGATAACGCGTATGGCGACCGCCATCTGGTGTGCACGTGTCCTTCGGTGGAGGAGTTGGCGACGCCAACCCTCAGCGGCACTTGA
- a CDS encoding diflavin flavoprotein, with translation MAAKGAERSVIQLPLEPGLVCLRGLSPTRLRFEVEYGLERGTTANSFLFLPDGDDAALLVHPPGASFAEPYLEALAELVATDARLQVVVGHTNPNRVKLLRKLAQRWPLLELISSNPGAKLLRELWEQRKPAAPGAEPAAEAEALPPLPPLQVVRGELRLERGDGRCIELLPTPTPRWPGGLMAFEENSGLLMSGKFFAAHLCSEAWAEANRSSTEEDRRYFYDCLMAPMVRQVETVLDRVDELPIRTIAPGHGPAIAESWRSLLVDYRRWGETQERAKLSVALLYASAYGNTAAIADGLAQGVARTGVRVESINCEFTPAEKLLEAIRSCDAVLIGSPTLGGHAPTPIVSALGTLLAEGDRAKPVGVFGSFGWSGEALDLLESKLRDGGFRFAFEPIKVKFSPDAATLKTIEETGTGLGRQLQSEQRKAQRRASGGGLSESRSNPAVLALGRVVGSLCVLTTVKGSGDSQLSGAMVASWVSQASFTPPGLTVAVAKDRAVEALLHVGDAFALNVLASGRETGPMKQFLQPFAPGADRFAGLELEHSPGGLPVLPEALAWLECTVQQRMECGDHWLLYAQVQAGAVLDAAATTAVHQRRSGANY, from the coding sequence ATGGCTGCGAAGGGCGCTGAACGGTCGGTGATTCAGCTACCGCTTGAGCCGGGTTTGGTGTGCCTGCGGGGCCTCAGCCCAACGCGCCTGCGCTTCGAAGTGGAGTACGGCCTCGAGCGCGGCACCACAGCCAACAGCTTCCTATTTCTGCCGGATGGCGACGATGCGGCACTGCTGGTGCATCCGCCGGGCGCCTCCTTCGCCGAGCCCTATCTCGAAGCCCTGGCCGAGCTAGTGGCCACCGATGCCCGGCTGCAGGTGGTGGTGGGCCACACCAACCCCAACCGGGTCAAACTTCTGCGCAAGCTCGCGCAGCGCTGGCCGTTGCTGGAACTGATCAGCTCCAACCCTGGCGCCAAGCTGCTGCGCGAACTGTGGGAGCAACGCAAGCCCGCCGCCCCCGGCGCAGAGCCGGCTGCGGAAGCGGAAGCGCTGCCGCCCCTGCCACCACTCCAGGTGGTGCGCGGCGAGCTGCGGCTGGAGCGCGGCGACGGCCGCTGCATCGAGCTGCTGCCCACGCCCACACCCCGCTGGCCAGGTGGCTTGATGGCCTTTGAGGAGAACAGCGGCCTGCTGATGAGCGGCAAGTTCTTTGCTGCTCACCTCTGCAGCGAAGCCTGGGCAGAAGCCAACCGCAGCAGCACCGAGGAAGACCGCCGCTACTTCTACGACTGCCTGATGGCACCGATGGTGCGGCAGGTGGAAACGGTGCTCGATCGCGTCGACGAACTGCCGATCCGCACCATCGCGCCTGGACACGGCCCCGCCATCGCCGAGAGCTGGCGCAGCCTGCTGGTGGATTACCGGCGCTGGGGCGAAACCCAGGAACGCGCCAAGCTCTCCGTGGCTTTGCTTTACGCCAGCGCTTACGGCAACACAGCCGCCATCGCCGATGGCCTGGCCCAGGGGGTGGCACGCACCGGCGTGCGGGTGGAGAGCATCAACTGCGAATTCACGCCAGCCGAAAAACTGCTGGAGGCGATCCGCAGCTGTGATGCCGTGCTGATCGGCTCACCCACGCTGGGGGGCCATGCCCCCACGCCGATCGTGTCGGCCCTGGGCACCCTGCTGGCGGAAGGCGATCGGGCAAAGCCAGTGGGTGTATTCGGCAGCTTCGGCTGGAGCGGCGAAGCCCTCGATCTATTGGAGAGCAAGCTGCGCGATGGCGGCTTCCGCTTCGCCTTCGAGCCGATCAAGGTGAAGTTCAGCCCCGATGCGGCCACCCTCAAAACCATTGAGGAAACAGGCACGGGCCTGGGGCGCCAGTTGCAGAGCGAGCAACGCAAGGCCCAGCGCCGCGCCAGTGGCGGCGGCCTCAGCGAAAGCCGCAGCAATCCGGCCGTCCTCGCCCTGGGCCGCGTGGTGGGCTCGCTGTGCGTGCTCACCACAGTGAAGGGCAGTGGCGACAGCCAGCTCAGCGGCGCCATGGTGGCGAGCTGGGTGAGCCAGGCCAGCTTCACCCCCCCGGGCCTCACCGTGGCTGTGGCCAAGGATCGAGCCGTAGAAGCACTCCTGCACGTGGGCGATGCCTTCGCACTCAACGTGCTGGCCTCAGGCCGTGAAACCGGACCCATGAAGCAGTTCCTTCAACCCTTCGCTCCAGGAGCGGATCGTTTTGCAGGGCTTGAGCTGGAGCACAGCCCCGGCGGCCTGCCGGTGTTGCCGGAGGCGCTGGCCTGGCTGGAGTGCACGGTGCAGCAACGGATGGAGTGCGGCGACCACTGGTTGCTCTACGCCCAGGTGCAGGCCGGTGCCGTGCTCGATGCCGCCGCCACCACCGCCGTGCACCAGCGGCGCAGCGGCGCCAATTACTGA